In Macrobrachium nipponense isolate FS-2020 chromosome 41, ASM1510439v2, whole genome shotgun sequence, the following proteins share a genomic window:
- the LOC135212417 gene encoding uncharacterized protein LOC135212417 — MRLLMWIMGISLFERLDNDEIRRDSLVKITEVIRDSRLRWYGHVLRMDDEEGVRRDWEEPVRGRRPRRRQKIRWRDKVKEDMERRGLVEDDAFDRRQWRRGRIRQATP, encoded by the coding sequence ATGAGATTGCTgatgtggattatgggaatatcgctgttTGAGAGGTTGgacaatgatgaaataagaagggacagcttagtaaagattacagaggtgataagagactcacgattgagatggtatgggcatgtgttgaggatggatgatgaggagggagtgaggagggattgggaggaacctgttagaggaaggagACCGAGAAGGAGACAgaaaattagatggcgagataaagtgaaggaagatatggagagaagaggtttggtggaggatgatgccttcgatagaaggcagtggaggagaggGCGCATCAGGCAagcgaccccttaa